In Carnobacterium sp. CP1, the following are encoded in one genomic region:
- a CDS encoding gamma-glutamyltransferase family protein yields the protein MKFDPNLFHYASRRNLVYGHKGMIGSASPLASQAGLEILKKGGNAIDAAIATSAALTVVEPSGNGIGGDAFVLVWFEGQMYGLNASGAAPDLMTSESIVKKGYQEISKFGLDPVSVPGLPSGWVALSEKFGNLPLTEVLEPAAKIAEEGFPVASNVARLWKRYYKIYSAALKDYPVLKTWFDVFCPDDRPVEAGEMWSSEGHAKALREIANTNGESFYRGKIADEIDAFSREHGGYIRKEDLEKHQVEWVDPISTNYRGYDVWELPPNGIGVIVLMALNILENLELKGKDDIETYHKQIEAIKLAFSDGLEHIADPKAMKVELEAMLSKEYAKERSELIGEEALTPAPGELDKSGTVYFATADKDGNMVSYIQSNYTGFGSGTVLPGWGISLHNRGCQFTLEKGHPNYLVPGMRPYHTIIPGFLTQGDTAIGPFGVMGGPLQPQGHMQLVSSMIDFHLNPQDALDAPRWQWIKGKHIQVEPSMPFHVTEALMRKGHEVEVVNETIMFGRGQIILRDKNGVLVGGTEPRSDGYLSVW from the coding sequence ATGAAATTTGATCCAAATTTATTTCATTACGCATCAAGACGTAATTTAGTTTACGGCCATAAAGGAATGATTGGCAGCGCAAGTCCGCTGGCGTCGCAAGCAGGACTAGAAATACTGAAAAAAGGCGGAAATGCCATTGATGCAGCAATTGCTACTTCAGCGGCATTAACAGTGGTTGAACCTTCAGGGAATGGGATTGGAGGCGACGCATTTGTTTTGGTTTGGTTTGAAGGGCAAATGTATGGCTTGAATGCCAGCGGAGCAGCACCCGATTTGATGACTTCGGAATCTATTGTAAAAAAAGGTTACCAAGAAATCAGCAAATTTGGATTAGATCCTGTTTCTGTTCCAGGGCTGCCTAGCGGTTGGGTAGCTTTATCTGAAAAGTTTGGCAATTTGCCTTTAACAGAAGTGTTGGAACCAGCAGCTAAAATTGCTGAAGAAGGCTTCCCAGTTGCCAGTAATGTTGCGCGTTTATGGAAACGATACTATAAAATTTACTCAGCTGCTTTAAAAGATTACCCTGTTTTGAAAACGTGGTTCGATGTTTTTTGCCCAGATGACCGTCCGGTGGAAGCCGGCGAAATGTGGTCTTCTGAAGGTCACGCTAAAGCCCTGCGAGAAATTGCCAACACAAATGGAGAATCGTTTTACCGCGGGAAAATTGCGGATGAGATCGATGCATTTTCACGGGAGCATGGCGGCTACATACGCAAAGAAGATTTGGAAAAGCACCAAGTAGAATGGGTCGACCCTATTTCCACGAATTACCGTGGTTATGATGTTTGGGAACTGCCGCCGAATGGGATTGGTGTAATTGTCTTAATGGCTCTCAATATCCTAGAGAACTTAGAGTTAAAAGGGAAAGACGATATTGAAACGTATCATAAGCAAATTGAAGCCATCAAACTGGCATTCAGCGATGGTTTAGAGCATATCGCTGATCCCAAAGCGATGAAAGTTGAATTAGAAGCGATGTTATCAAAAGAGTATGCAAAAGAACGCAGCGAGTTGATTGGTGAAGAAGCGTTAACGCCAGCTCCTGGTGAGTTGGATAAGTCAGGGACCGTTTATTTTGCAACAGCCGATAAAGACGGCAACATGGTTTCTTATATCCAAAGCAACTACACAGGTTTTGGCTCCGGAACGGTTTTACCTGGATGGGGAATCAGTCTGCATAATCGCGGTTGTCAATTTACTTTGGAGAAAGGTCATCCAAATTATTTAGTACCGGGTATGCGTCCTTACCATACCATCATTCCTGGATTTCTAACGCAAGGCGATACCGCTATTGGACCGTTTGGTGTGATGGGCGGACCATTGCAGCCTCAAGGGCATATGCAGCTGGTCAGCAGTATGATTGACTTTCATTTGAATCCGCAAGATGCACTAGATGCTCCCAGATGGCAATGGATCAAAGGAAAACACATTCAAGTTGAACCGAGCATGCCTTTCCATGTGACCGAAGCGCTGATGCGAAAAGGACATGAAGTGGAAGTGGTCAATGAAACGATTATGTTCGGACGCGGCCAAATCATTTTGCGTGATAAGAATGGTGTTTTAGTCGGTGGAACAGAACCAAGATCAGACGGGTATTTATCTGTCTGGTAA
- a CDS encoding DUF975 family protein, with product MENYKRRIELKQDVKDLFRGRWKDAILLNLVPTLLMLTIGVIGAIVIVGIMNQPMYVAADYMPNYETSFSDNAGTAGGIISTLITVGISYTFLDWFRNPELTIHPFKNAFQVFTKKYFLRSVLIYIIISIFTFFWTLLFIVPGIIKSLAYSQAYFIYKDRTNHSENEKPSALDCITESRRMMDGHKWEYFKLQLSFIGWGLLSILTFGIGFLWLNPYMNATMAAFYDDLSANYYRTEQVEII from the coding sequence TTGGAAAATTATAAAAGAAGAATTGAATTGAAACAAGATGTTAAAGATCTCTTTCGTGGGAGATGGAAAGACGCGATTTTACTAAATTTAGTACCAACATTATTGATGTTAACAATTGGCGTAATAGGTGCAATTGTTATAGTTGGAATAATGAATCAACCTATGTATGTCGCAGCTGATTATATGCCGAATTATGAAACGAGTTTTTCTGATAACGCTGGAACTGCTGGTGGCATTATTTCTACATTGATAACTGTCGGGATTTCTTATACATTTTTAGATTGGTTTAGAAATCCAGAATTGACTATCCATCCATTTAAGAATGCTTTTCAAGTTTTTACTAAAAAGTATTTTCTAAGATCCGTATTAATTTATATTATCATTTCAATATTCACCTTTTTTTGGACACTGTTATTTATTGTTCCAGGAATTATTAAATCATTAGCTTATTCCCAAGCTTATTTTATTTATAAAGACCGTACAAATCATTCTGAAAATGAAAAACCATCTGCATTAGATTGCATTACTGAAAGCAGAAGAATGATGGATGGACACAAGTGGGAATATTTTAAATTACAACTAAGTTTCATTGGTTGGGGACTGCTTAGCATCTTGACTTTCGGAATTGGATTCTTATGGTTAAATCCTTATATGAATGCTACTATGGCCGCTTTTTATGATGACTTATCTGCAAATTATTATAGAACCGAACAAGTAGAAATAATCTAA
- a CDS encoding PTS sugar transporter subunit IIA, with protein MDILKKENIRLNQAFVDKEEAIRYAGQILVDGGYVEEGYIKEMIQREENLTTYMGNFIAIPHGTENSKDMIKKSGLSVVQIPGGVNFGTEEDEKMVSIVFGIAGVGNEHLDILSKIAIYCSEIDNVVKLADATTAEEVLSALEGVE; from the coding sequence ATGGACATTTTAAAAAAAGAAAACATTCGTTTAAACCAAGCTTTTGTAGATAAAGAGGAAGCTATCCGTTACGCTGGTCAAATTTTAGTTGATGGAGGATATGTAGAAGAAGGCTACATTAAAGAAATGATTCAACGCGAAGAGAATTTAACCACTTATATGGGCAACTTTATTGCTATTCCGCATGGTACAGAAAATTCAAAAGATATGATCAAAAAATCAGGACTTTCTGTTGTCCAAATTCCAGGCGGCGTTAACTTTGGAACAGAGGAAGATGAAAAAATGGTCAGCATTGTTTTCGGAATCGCTGGAGTCGGCAATGAGCATTTGGACATTCTTTCAAAAATCGCTATTTATTGCTCAGAGATCGATAACGTTGTTAAATTAGCAGATGCAACTACAGCAGAAGAAGTTTTATCTGCATTGGAAGGGGTCGAATAA
- a CDS encoding PTS mannitol-specific transporter subunit IIBC produces the protein MEQTNSGKKGAKAFVQRMGSYLSGMVMPNIGAFIAWGIITALFIEDGYWPNADLASMVGPMLSYLLPLLIGYTGGSMVYGQRGAVVGSIATFGVIMGSEVPMFIGAMALGPLGGYCVKWFDDIFKDKIKAGFEMLVNNFSSGIIGFLLAIVAYYGVGPFVTILTGALASGVAWIVSAGLLPLANIFIEPAKILFLNNAINHGILTPLGIEQAAETGKSILFLLEANPGPGLGLLLAYTFFGKGAAKSSAPGAALIQFIGGIHEIYFPYVLMKPLLFLAVIAGGMAGTLTNTIMNSGLVAAASPGSIIAILAMAPKGGYLGVILGVVAGAVVSFLVAMVILKADKSDPESEKFETKLKETQAMKAQSKGTSKSASAVTSTDDVAQVKQAQVSKIIFACDAGMGSSAMGASILRKKVKDAGLDISVTNSSINNLKDEDGLLVITQEELTARAKQKTPRATQVSVENFLNSPKYEEIIDNLKNTGSTATEAAAEVSANTGTTSSEVPKNVSKIIFACDAGMGSSAMGASILRKKVKEAGLDISVTNSSINNLTDEDGLLVITQEELTVRAQQKTPHATQVSVGNFLNSPKYDEIIDDLKKSINE, from the coding sequence GTGGAACAAACCAATAGTGGAAAAAAAGGGGCAAAAGCATTTGTTCAACGAATGGGCAGCTATTTAAGCGGTATGGTCATGCCGAACATTGGGGCATTTATTGCATGGGGAATTATAACCGCTTTATTTATTGAAGATGGGTATTGGCCGAATGCCGACTTAGCATCTATGGTTGGTCCGATGTTGTCCTATTTGTTACCTTTATTGATAGGGTATACGGGCGGAAGTATGGTTTATGGCCAACGAGGAGCGGTCGTGGGATCAATCGCAACATTTGGAGTTATCATGGGGTCAGAGGTTCCAATGTTTATTGGAGCGATGGCGTTAGGGCCATTAGGCGGTTATTGTGTCAAATGGTTTGATGACATTTTTAAAGACAAGATCAAAGCAGGATTTGAAATGTTGGTCAACAACTTTTCTAGTGGGATCATTGGATTTCTATTAGCGATCGTTGCTTATTATGGAGTAGGTCCATTTGTAACGATTTTAACTGGAGCTTTGGCTAGCGGAGTAGCATGGATCGTTAGCGCAGGCTTATTGCCACTAGCAAATATTTTTATTGAACCGGCAAAAATTCTCTTTTTGAACAATGCTATCAATCATGGTATTTTAACACCATTGGGTATTGAACAAGCTGCAGAAACAGGGAAATCAATTCTTTTCTTACTAGAAGCTAATCCAGGACCAGGTTTAGGACTCTTATTAGCGTATACATTCTTTGGTAAAGGAGCAGCTAAATCTTCTGCACCTGGAGCTGCATTGATTCAATTTATTGGAGGGATTCATGAAATCTACTTCCCTTATGTTTTAATGAAACCATTGCTGTTCTTAGCTGTTATCGCTGGAGGGATGGCTGGAACGTTGACAAACACAATCATGAACTCTGGTCTAGTCGCTGCAGCATCTCCAGGTTCCATTATTGCTATTCTAGCAATGGCGCCTAAAGGAGGATATCTAGGAGTTATTTTAGGAGTAGTTGCTGGAGCAGTTGTTTCTTTCTTAGTGGCAATGGTCATTTTGAAAGCCGATAAATCTGATCCAGAATCCGAAAAATTTGAAACTAAACTTAAAGAAACACAAGCTATGAAAGCTCAGTCAAAAGGAACAAGCAAATCTGCATCTGCAGTAACTTCAACAGACGATGTAGCACAAGTTAAACAAGCGCAAGTTTCCAAAATCATCTTTGCGTGTGATGCCGGTATGGGTTCTAGTGCAATGGGAGCTTCTATCTTACGCAAAAAAGTGAAAGATGCAGGCTTAGATATTTCGGTGACAAACTCATCGATCAATAACCTGAAAGATGAAGATGGTTTGCTGGTTATCACGCAAGAAGAATTAACAGCTCGTGCAAAACAAAAAACACCTCGGGCAACACAAGTTTCTGTTGAAAACTTCTTAAACAGTCCTAAATACGAGGAAATCATTGATAACTTAAAAAATACTGGCTCAACGGCTACTGAAGCGGCGGCAGAAGTGTCTGCTAATACAGGAACAACATCAAGTGAAGTTCCTAAAAATGTTTCTAAGATCATCTTTGCGTGTGATGCTGGTATGGGTTCTAGTGCAATGGGAGCTTCTATCTTACGCAAAAAAGTAAAAGAAGCTGGTTTGGATATCTCGGTGACAAACTCATCGATCAATAACCTAACAGATGAAGACGGTTTGTTGGTCATTACGCAAGAAGAATTAACCGTTCGTGCACAACAAAAAACGCCTCATGCAACACAAGTTTCGGTGGGAAATTTCTTGAATAGTCCGAAATACGATGAAATTATTGATGATTTAAAAAAATCTATTAACGAATAG
- a CDS encoding mannitol-1-phosphate 5-dehydrogenase: MQAIHFGGGNIGRGFIGEVLSENGFDIAFIDVNKDIIDALNQYKEYTIELAEENKKHITVKNVSGINNGTHPEEVVEAFKQAAIVTTAIGPKILPFIAPLIAEGIQKRKEMNSTQPVDVIACENMIGGSDFLKSEVIKHLSDEEIQYVEQYIGFPNAAVDRIVPLQTHEDKLFVSVEPYKEWVIDERALKNKDLKLTGAHYAEDLEPYIERKLFTVNTGHATTAYTGKYAGYKTIDEALKDEEVKAQVEHVLGETGALMIEKWDFDAAEHQAYIEKILSRFMNPYISDDITRVARTPMRKLGYDERFIRPIREANERGLSTEHLIKTVAKILVYRDAADEESQKLAELLAGKPVEEVIKEVTGLKDKTLIDKIADEYTKVV; this comes from the coding sequence ATGCAAGCTATTCATTTTGGCGGAGGCAATATTGGCAGAGGGTTTATTGGAGAAGTTCTATCTGAAAATGGATTCGACATTGCATTTATCGATGTCAATAAAGACATCATTGATGCCTTGAACCAGTACAAAGAATATACGATCGAATTAGCTGAAGAAAATAAAAAACACATTACGGTCAAAAATGTTTCCGGCATCAACAATGGTACCCATCCTGAAGAAGTCGTGGAAGCTTTTAAACAGGCAGCCATTGTTACGACTGCCATTGGCCCGAAAATATTGCCGTTTATTGCACCATTGATAGCTGAAGGAATTCAAAAACGTAAAGAAATGAACTCTACTCAACCAGTAGATGTGATTGCTTGTGAAAATATGATTGGCGGAAGTGATTTCCTTAAAAGCGAAGTTATCAAGCATTTATCGGATGAAGAAATTCAATACGTTGAACAATACATTGGATTTCCTAATGCAGCTGTTGACCGGATCGTTCCTCTGCAAACGCATGAAGATAAATTATTTGTTTCAGTTGAACCTTATAAAGAATGGGTCATTGACGAAAGAGCTTTGAAAAATAAAGACCTTAAGTTAACCGGCGCCCATTATGCAGAAGATTTAGAACCGTATATCGAAAGAAAATTATTCACTGTGAATACCGGACATGCGACTACAGCTTATACCGGAAAATATGCGGGTTACAAAACCATAGATGAAGCTTTAAAAGATGAAGAAGTAAAAGCGCAAGTTGAACACGTTTTAGGCGAAACAGGTGCTTTAATGATTGAGAAGTGGGATTTCGATGCAGCTGAGCACCAAGCTTATATTGAAAAAATATTGTCACGTTTCATGAACCCTTATATCTCAGATGATATTACACGTGTAGCAAGAACACCGATGAGAAAATTAGGCTACGATGAACGGTTTATCCGACCTATTCGGGAAGCAAATGAAAGAGGATTGTCTACTGAACATTTAATCAAAACAGTAGCCAAAATATTGGTTTATCGTGATGCTGCTGATGAAGAAAGTCAAAAGCTAGCTGAATTATTAGCAGGAAAACCAGTTGAAGAAGTTATTAAGGAAGTAACAGGTTTGAAAGACAAAACCTTAATTGATAAAATCGCGGACGAATACACTAAAGTAGTCTAG
- a CDS encoding 1-phosphofructokinase family hexose kinase, which produces MIYTITLNPAIDRLLFLEKTLVKEKNNRLSKVEYDLGGKGHHGSFAMSTLGVENQALGFCGTTNKSKLEKILKEKELNYDLVEVYGKPTRESYVILEANVSGSILITEKGFRVSSYDIELLTEKIEEKIQEKDIVLIAGSMPPGFELRDLEELLHVLKKKNCFIACDLSGTALTKAVEVGVNFIKPNAFEIQEIVSAENPLLENLKELSKKIDYVVVSQGSEGSICSHDGEFYQITVPKVVAVNDTGAGDCFVGAFLANLSLGKPLTETLAFASGCAASKVQYTNSTTFSVKEAKLLQKKVRVEKLQMD; this is translated from the coding sequence ATGATCTACACCATTACATTGAATCCAGCCATTGACCGTTTGTTATTCCTTGAAAAAACATTGGTCAAAGAAAAAAACAACCGGCTTAGTAAAGTCGAGTATGATTTAGGCGGAAAAGGTCACCATGGTTCTTTTGCGATGAGTACACTAGGCGTAGAAAACCAAGCATTGGGTTTTTGCGGTACAACGAACAAAAGTAAATTGGAAAAAATTTTAAAGGAAAAAGAACTCAATTATGATTTGGTAGAGGTTTATGGAAAGCCGACTCGAGAAAGCTATGTTATTTTGGAAGCGAACGTTAGCGGTAGTATCTTGATCACTGAAAAAGGTTTTAGAGTCTCCAGTTATGATATAGAATTGTTGACTGAAAAAATTGAAGAAAAGATTCAAGAAAAGGATATCGTTTTGATTGCCGGCTCGATGCCGCCGGGATTCGAACTGAGAGATTTGGAAGAGTTGCTGCATGTATTGAAAAAGAAAAACTGTTTTATCGCATGCGATCTTTCGGGAACAGCATTGACTAAAGCAGTTGAAGTAGGAGTAAACTTTATCAAACCGAATGCCTTTGAAATACAAGAAATTGTTTCCGCAGAAAATCCTTTACTAGAGAACTTAAAAGAACTGTCTAAAAAAATCGATTATGTCGTTGTTTCGCAAGGAAGTGAAGGCAGCATTTGCAGCCATGATGGTGAGTTTTACCAAATCACGGTTCCTAAAGTCGTTGCAGTGAATGATACGGGTGCCGGTGATTGCTTTGTCGGGGCTTTCTTAGCAAATTTATCTTTAGGAAAGCCATTGACTGAGACGTTAGCCTTTGCGAGCGGTTGTGCTGCAAGCAAAGTGCAATACACGAACAGCACAACATTTAGTGTGAAAGAAGCTAAGTTGTTACAAAAGAAAGTACGAGTTGAAAAATTACAAATGGACTAA
- a CDS encoding BglG family transcription antiterminator yields MFTHFDFFGKEEIPINISKREKKIIELLLEQKNGVTLDFLTEALRVSDRTIYREMSSLESTLAKSQIKLVREPDKGYRLIGNAIALQELQENLHDSSKELSVQQRQSILVIQLLLNEEEVKMEALALELQVSVGTIQSDLQSIEEIFKDYKIEIQRKKSKGIKAVAEESNRRLIISGLISSEINEYDFSRLLESFSKKNKESQWVKRENLFLNLLDEQVLTNVYYVLKEFDQDFFKQVTDTQFQKLIILLTFSIMRIKQGYTLESFHTPLTTVEDSTSVSIAKGIFQATQKRDAIEVNLAETYFLALQIEGLNVHIRKEFFSEGYDADLSFKVSELIRRVSYQMDWDFNQDETLYNDLLAHISAAVKRAMAPMPGNVSSLLQKIHSQYQQLSLVVEENLKEVFTDIEFLPDEIIYIVIHFASTYEKLIARQHVSVLVICSSGVGMAKIVQNRLKKNIPEISDIATSRISQLDQLELEDYDLILSTIFLQGFESEYKVVTPLLMDDEIKSIRMSIKQLLSEKLKKQPSDTKNLVTSPIEENEFKTFYHKMTIVNQLFERFDLKKWQNHRNIEELIESICLYLEEEAVLSNPEKIKWKLLERMTIAPIGLPGTNMALFHCIDSEVTVPYFAIYDIPASFVMDSIDKGTIEMKRVLMMLGPEPLSEAAQEVLGLISSAIVESDLNLEIFNAGSKKLLTNYLNALFLEKYQKQ; encoded by the coding sequence GTGTTTACTCATTTTGATTTTTTTGGAAAGGAGGAAATCCCGATTAACATTTCTAAAAGAGAAAAGAAAATTATCGAGCTGCTCTTGGAACAAAAAAACGGAGTGACATTAGACTTTTTGACCGAGGCTCTTCGTGTTAGTGACCGGACGATTTACCGTGAAATGTCGAGTCTGGAAAGCACATTAGCCAAAAGCCAAATCAAATTAGTTCGAGAACCGGATAAGGGGTATCGTTTAATTGGCAATGCTATTGCACTCCAGGAATTGCAAGAAAATCTGCATGACTCCTCTAAAGAATTGTCGGTTCAACAACGCCAGAGCATCTTAGTTATCCAATTGTTGCTAAATGAAGAAGAAGTTAAAATGGAAGCTTTAGCCCTTGAACTTCAAGTGAGCGTGGGGACGATCCAATCAGATCTACAATCGATAGAAGAAATTTTTAAAGACTATAAAATTGAAATTCAAAGAAAAAAATCCAAAGGCATCAAAGCCGTTGCTGAAGAAAGCAATCGCAGGTTGATTATTAGCGGATTGATCAGCAGCGAAATCAACGAATACGATTTTTCTCGATTGCTCGAGAGCTTCTCAAAGAAAAATAAAGAGAGCCAATGGGTAAAAAGAGAGAACTTGTTTTTAAATCTATTGGATGAACAAGTGTTGACCAATGTGTACTATGTTCTAAAAGAGTTTGATCAAGATTTCTTTAAACAAGTGACCGATACTCAATTTCAAAAACTCATTATTTTGTTGACCTTTTCCATTATGCGCATCAAGCAAGGCTATACTTTGGAATCCTTCCATACGCCGTTAACGACGGTTGAAGACTCCACAAGTGTCAGCATCGCGAAAGGAATTTTTCAAGCTACCCAGAAGAGGGATGCTATTGAAGTAAACTTGGCAGAAACTTATTTTCTGGCTCTTCAGATAGAAGGCTTGAATGTCCACATACGAAAAGAGTTCTTTTCAGAAGGTTATGATGCAGATTTGAGTTTTAAGGTGAGCGAATTGATTCGTAGAGTTTCTTATCAAATGGATTGGGATTTCAATCAAGACGAAACCTTGTACAATGATTTGCTGGCTCATATCTCTGCTGCGGTTAAGCGAGCGATGGCGCCGATGCCAGGCAATGTAAGTTCACTACTACAAAAGATACATTCACAGTATCAACAATTGAGTCTTGTAGTGGAGGAAAACTTAAAAGAAGTCTTTACAGACATTGAGTTTTTACCTGATGAAATCATCTATATCGTGATTCATTTTGCCTCCACCTATGAGAAGTTGATTGCTAGACAGCATGTTTCTGTATTGGTTATTTGTTCAAGTGGTGTCGGCATGGCTAAAATAGTGCAAAACCGTTTAAAGAAAAATATTCCAGAAATATCTGATATCGCGACCTCGCGTATTTCTCAATTGGATCAACTAGAATTGGAAGACTACGATTTGATTCTCTCCACGATTTTCTTGCAAGGGTTTGAATCAGAATACAAAGTTGTTACGCCATTGCTGATGGATGATGAAATCAAAAGCATCCGGATGTCTATTAAACAATTGCTATCCGAAAAATTGAAAAAACAGCCTTCTGATACTAAAAATCTAGTGACATCGCCGATAGAAGAAAATGAATTTAAAACCTTTTATCATAAAATGACGATCGTAAATCAGTTATTCGAACGGTTCGATTTGAAGAAATGGCAGAATCACCGCAATATAGAAGAACTGATTGAATCTATTTGTTTGTATTTGGAAGAAGAAGCCGTTCTTTCGAATCCCGAAAAAATCAAATGGAAGCTGCTGGAGCGCATGACTATAGCTCCTATTGGTTTACCTGGAACGAACATGGCTTTATTCCATTGTATTGATTCAGAAGTGACCGTGCCGTACTTTGCTATTTATGACATTCCGGCATCTTTTGTGATGGATTCGATTGATAAAGGGACCATTGAGATGAAACGAGTGTTAATGATGCTTGGTCCTGAACCTTTAAGCGAGGCGGCTCAAGAAGTATTGGGATTGATCAGTTCTGCTATTGTTGAAAGTGACTTGAATTTAGAAATCTTTAATGCTGGTTCGAAAAAATTGCTCACCAATTATTTAAATGCCTTATTTTTAGAAAAATACCAAAAACAATAA
- a CDS encoding glycerate kinase, translating to MKIVIAPDSFKESLTALETANAIEEGFKKVFPDAEYVKIPMADGGEGTVQSLVDATKGRLETLSVQGPLGEPVEGFYGISGDGTVAIIEMAAASGLHLVPPSERNPLITSTWGTGELIQEALNKGVKEILIGIGGSATNDGGAGMIQCLGGELLDKKGQQIIPGGIGLADLVSIDLAKLNPKLKEVEIKVACDVDNPLTGPKGASYVYGFQKGGTAEQIEQLDQNLAHFARLIRQDLNQDIEFVAGAGAAGGLGGTLMAFLEAKLQNGGELVSGLVGLADEVRNADLVITGEGGINHQTIYGKTPICVAKIAQRYQVPIIAIAGRLSGDYEAIYEHGVTAVFSILSEITSLETALETGYENIKQTTQNIAAVIKIGKK from the coding sequence ATGAAAATTGTCATTGCACCAGACTCGTTTAAAGAAAGTTTAACCGCATTAGAAACAGCCAATGCTATTGAAGAAGGATTTAAAAAAGTATTTCCTGATGCAGAATATGTAAAAATTCCGATGGCTGATGGAGGCGAAGGAACAGTGCAGTCTTTAGTTGATGCTACAAAAGGAAGGCTAGAAACGCTTAGTGTTCAAGGACCATTAGGGGAACCAGTAGAAGGATTTTACGGTATTTCAGGAGATGGTACTGTCGCCATTATTGAAATGGCGGCAGCTTCAGGATTGCACTTAGTTCCCCCTTCGGAACGGAATCCATTGATTACCTCTACATGGGGTACTGGAGAATTGATTCAAGAAGCTTTAAATAAAGGGGTCAAAGAAATTTTAATTGGCATCGGAGGCAGTGCAACCAATGATGGTGGTGCTGGAATGATTCAATGTCTAGGCGGGGAACTGCTGGATAAAAAAGGACAACAAATCATCCCTGGCGGAATCGGCTTAGCTGATTTAGTTTCAATCGATCTTGCCAAATTAAACCCAAAATTAAAAGAAGTTGAAATCAAAGTAGCGTGTGATGTGGACAATCCTTTAACCGGACCTAAAGGAGCTTCTTATGTTTATGGATTCCAAAAAGGCGGTACAGCGGAACAAATAGAACAACTCGACCAAAATTTAGCACACTTTGCCCGTTTGATTCGTCAGGATTTGAATCAGGACATTGAATTTGTTGCTGGAGCAGGAGCAGCTGGCGGTTTAGGTGGTACTTTGATGGCTTTTCTAGAAGCGAAGTTGCAAAATGGCGGTGAATTGGTTAGCGGGTTGGTCGGTTTAGCAGATGAAGTCCGCAATGCCGATTTAGTTATCACGGGCGAAGGAGGGATCAACCATCAAACGATTTATGGAAAAACGCCTATTTGTGTGGCTAAAATTGCTCAAAGGTATCAAGTGCCGATCATCGCTATTGCCGGACGATTATCTGGTGATTATGAGGCGATTTATGAACATGGAGTGACGGCCGTCTTCAGCATTCTTTCTGAAATTACTTCTTTAGAGACCGCATTGGAAACGGGATATGAAAATATAAAACAAACTACACAAAACATTGCGGCAGTTATTAAGATTGGAAAGAAATAA